The Narcine bancroftii isolate sNarBan1 chromosome 11, sNarBan1.hap1, whole genome shotgun sequence genome has a window encoding:
- the LOC138745369 gene encoding OTU domain-containing protein 7A-like isoform X1 has protein sequence MQSCQTLFGPRGQNLVWQEICWKCLQTSVFAHDGRGKNWDLSAALNDFEQLRQVHTHVFNEGNFCKQQEKEQSNQVNTCEQRQDEITQEKRLSRGISHASSAIATLARSQVATECSSEQFPLEMPIYTFQLPDLNVYSEDFRSFIERDLIEQSTMVALEQAGRLNWWSVVCSSCKRLLPLATTGDGNCLLHAASLGMWGFHDRDLMLRKSLYTMMKEGPERDALKRRWRWQQTQQNKESGLVYTEEEWEREWNELLKLASSEPRTHHSKNTGTSGGVDNSEDPVYESLEELHVFVLAHVLRRPIVVVADTMLRDSGGEAFAPIPFGGIYLPLEVPPNRCHCSPLVLAYDQAHFSALVSMEQNDQQREQAVIPLTDSEHKLLPLHFATDPKDWGWGKDDSDSTKLANLILSLEAKLHLLHSYMNVSWICIPGETRAPLAQPESPTASAGEDVHSLADSTESDGDSVCSNSNLNVNRNKKEKEKGEKPKKDKEKNRTDSVANKLGSLSKTLGIKIKKNMGGLGGLVHGKISRGNNSNGRNGEIGEKLKKKESSKNRKGSKEESSNSANSSPTDKPNVSVKCQIERQSDQWKYSTDVKLSLNILRAAMQGERKFIFAGLLLTSHRHQFHEEMINYYLTTAQQRFSSEQEQKRKEVEKKACSGSTCKNEEQEPTWRNKSEANSQEDTLQGSSQSHTGHLSSKLHGINEQVSTKSSQNGGIPKAGTLTSAHFTHSPALLQHVIHVSEMMSPPSSHRTGNQQTMISSLKTCATYPQHSRSLSYQSYSPVDLHGLPTMETMEPLKCLLPPEHKSHTYTNGFGSSDVSDYMEYADEDTFFVWQSGEKSKEQSVATPPHSLQQSRCKQHNCPFYGRPETQSYCSCCYKEELKRRERGNKSV, from the exons AAAAACGCCTCTCACGAGGAATTTCTCATGCAAGTTCAGCCATTGCAACCCTGGCTCGCTCACAAGTGGCAACTGAATGCAGTAGTGAACAATTTCCTTTAGAGATGCCCATTTATACATTCCAGCTGCCTGATTTAAATGTCTACAGTGAAGATTTCCGAAGTTTTATTGAAAGAGATTTGATTGAACAGTCGACAATGGTAGCCTTGGAACAGGCAG GTCGACTAAATTGGTGGTCAGTTGTTTGTTCAAGCTGTAAACGTCTTTTGCCATTAGCAACAACTGGAGATGGGAACTGTCTCTTACACGCAGCTTCTCTAG GGATGTGGGGTTTCCATGATAGAGATCTGATGCTTCGGAAATCTCTTTATACCATGATGAAAGAAGGTCCAGAGAGAGATGCactaaaaaggagatggaggtggCAACAAACGCAGCAAAATAAGGAG TCTGGTTTGGTGTACACTGAAGAGGAATGGGAgcgagagtggaatgagctgcttaaACTTGCATCCAGTGAACCTCGGACGCACCACAGTAAGAATACTGGCACCAGTGGTGG TGTTGACAACTCTGAGGACCCAGTGTATGAAAGTTTGGAGGAGCTCCATGTGTTTGTTCTTGCCCATGTATTACGGAGACCAATTGTTGTGGTTGCAGATACTATGCTAAGGGACTCAGGAGGTGAAG cttttgcacCAATACCATTTGGAGGGATTTACTTACCTCTGGAAGTTCCTCCTAACAGATGTCACTGTTCACCTTTAGTCTTAGCCTATGATCAGGCCCACTTTTCTGCACTCGTGTCCATGGAACAGAATGACCAACAAAGGGAACAAg CTGTGATTCCTTTGACTGATTCAGAACACAAGCTGCTCCCTTTGCACTTTGCAACAGACCCCAAGGATTGGGGATGGGGAAAGGATGACAGTGATAGTACGAAGCTAGCGAA tttgatccTCTCCCTGGAAGCAAAGCTTCACCTCCTGCACAGCTATATGAATGTATCCTGGATATGTATTCCTGGAGAAACAAGG GCACCGTTGGCACAGCCAGAATCACCAACTGCCTCAGCAGGGGAGGACGTTCATTCACTTGCCGACTCGACAGAGTCCGACGGAGACTCCGTCTGCAGCAACTCCAACCTGAATGtcaacagaaacaagaaagaaaaagagaaaggagagaAACCAAAGAAGGACAAGGAAAAGAACAGGACAGATTCTGTTGCAAATAAACTTGGGAGCCTCAGTAAAACTCTGGGaattaaaatcaagaaaaatatGGGAGGACTTGGAGGCCTCGTCCATGGGAAGATCAGTCGGGGAAACAACAGCAATGGGCGGAATGGAGAAATTGGAGAGAAactcaaaaaaaaagaatctagCAAAAATCGTAAAGGTAGTAAGGAGGAGTCATCAAATTCTGCAAATTCATCTCCCACAGACAAGCCAAATGTCTCAGTTAAATGTCAAATTGAGAGACAATCTGATCAGTGGAAATATAGCACTGATGTCAAACTCAGCCTCAACATTTTGAGAGCTGCTATGCAAGGAGAGAGGAAGTTCATTTTTGCTGGTCTTCTGTTGACCAGTCACAGGCATCAGTTTCACGAGGAGATGATTAATTATTACTTGACCACTGCTCAGCAGCGCTTCAGTTCAGAGCAGGAGCAAAAGCGCAAGGAGGTAGAGAAAAAGGCTTGCAGTGGCTCCACGTGTAAAAATGAGGAGCAGGAGCCAACTTGGAGAAACAAATCAGAAGCAAATTCACAAGAGGACACTCTTCAAGGCTCTTCTCAAAGCCATACAGGTCACCTGAGCTCAAAACTACATGGGATCAATGAGCAGGTATCCACAAAGTCTTCACAAAATGGTGGAATCCCCAAAGCTGGCACCCTCACTTCTGCCCATTTTACCCACTCACCAGCTTTGTTACAGCATGTCATCCACGTATCTGAGATGATGTCTCCGCCATCAAGTCATCGAACTGGCAATCAACAAACCATGATCAGTTCTCTGAAAACATGTGCAACTTACCCACAACATAGTCGCTCACTGTCTTATCAAAGCTATAGCCCTGTGGATCTGCACGGGCTGCCCACGATGGAAACCATGGAACCTCTAAAGTGTTTGTTGCCCCCTGAACACAAAAGTCACACATATACCAATggttttggatccagtgatgttAGTGACTACATGGAATATGCAGATGAGGACACGTTCTTTGTGTGGCAGAGTGGGGAGAAAAGCAAAGAGCAAAGTGTGGCAACCCCGCCTCATTCCCTGCAACAGAGCAGATGCAAACAGCACAACTGCCCTTTCTATGGCCGTCCGGAGACACAGTCTTACTGTTCCTGCTGCTACAAGGAGGAGCTCAAACGCAGAGAGCGAGGAAACAAGTCTGTTTGA
- the LOC138745369 gene encoding OTU domain-containing protein 7A-like isoform X2, whose product MTLDMDAVLSDFVRSTGAEPGLARDLLEGKNWDLSAALNDFEQLRQVHTHVFNEGNFCKQQEKEQSNQVNTCEQRQDEITQEKRLSRGISHASSAIATLARSQVATECSSEQFPLEMPIYTFQLPDLNVYSEDFRSFIERDLIEQSTMVALEQAGRLNWWSVVCSSCKRLLPLATTGDGNCLLHAASLGMWGFHDRDLMLRKSLYTMMKEGPERDALKRRWRWQQTQQNKESGLVYTEEEWEREWNELLKLASSEPRTHHSKNTGTSGGVDNSEDPVYESLEELHVFVLAHVLRRPIVVVADTMLRDSGGEAFAPIPFGGIYLPLEVPPNRCHCSPLVLAYDQAHFSALVSMEQNDQQREQAVIPLTDSEHKLLPLHFATDPKDWGWGKDDSDSTKLANLILSLEAKLHLLHSYMNVSWICIPGETRAPLAQPESPTASAGEDVHSLADSTESDGDSVCSNSNLNVNRNKKEKEKGEKPKKDKEKNRTDSVANKLGSLSKTLGIKIKKNMGGLGGLVHGKISRGNNSNGRNGEIGEKLKKKESSKNRKGSKEESSNSANSSPTDKPNVSVKCQIERQSDQWKYSTDVKLSLNILRAAMQGERKFIFAGLLLTSHRHQFHEEMINYYLTTAQQRFSSEQEQKRKEVEKKACSGSTCKNEEQEPTWRNKSEANSQEDTLQGSSQSHTGHLSSKLHGINEQVSTKSSQNGGIPKAGTLTSAHFTHSPALLQHVIHVSEMMSPPSSHRTGNQQTMISSLKTCATYPQHSRSLSYQSYSPVDLHGLPTMETMEPLKCLLPPEHKSHTYTNGFGSSDVSDYMEYADEDTFFVWQSGEKSKEQSVATPPHSLQQSRCKQHNCPFYGRPETQSYCSCCYKEELKRRERGNKSV is encoded by the exons AAAAACGCCTCTCACGAGGAATTTCTCATGCAAGTTCAGCCATTGCAACCCTGGCTCGCTCACAAGTGGCAACTGAATGCAGTAGTGAACAATTTCCTTTAGAGATGCCCATTTATACATTCCAGCTGCCTGATTTAAATGTCTACAGTGAAGATTTCCGAAGTTTTATTGAAAGAGATTTGATTGAACAGTCGACAATGGTAGCCTTGGAACAGGCAG GTCGACTAAATTGGTGGTCAGTTGTTTGTTCAAGCTGTAAACGTCTTTTGCCATTAGCAACAACTGGAGATGGGAACTGTCTCTTACACGCAGCTTCTCTAG GGATGTGGGGTTTCCATGATAGAGATCTGATGCTTCGGAAATCTCTTTATACCATGATGAAAGAAGGTCCAGAGAGAGATGCactaaaaaggagatggaggtggCAACAAACGCAGCAAAATAAGGAG TCTGGTTTGGTGTACACTGAAGAGGAATGGGAgcgagagtggaatgagctgcttaaACTTGCATCCAGTGAACCTCGGACGCACCACAGTAAGAATACTGGCACCAGTGGTGG TGTTGACAACTCTGAGGACCCAGTGTATGAAAGTTTGGAGGAGCTCCATGTGTTTGTTCTTGCCCATGTATTACGGAGACCAATTGTTGTGGTTGCAGATACTATGCTAAGGGACTCAGGAGGTGAAG cttttgcacCAATACCATTTGGAGGGATTTACTTACCTCTGGAAGTTCCTCCTAACAGATGTCACTGTTCACCTTTAGTCTTAGCCTATGATCAGGCCCACTTTTCTGCACTCGTGTCCATGGAACAGAATGACCAACAAAGGGAACAAg CTGTGATTCCTTTGACTGATTCAGAACACAAGCTGCTCCCTTTGCACTTTGCAACAGACCCCAAGGATTGGGGATGGGGAAAGGATGACAGTGATAGTACGAAGCTAGCGAA tttgatccTCTCCCTGGAAGCAAAGCTTCACCTCCTGCACAGCTATATGAATGTATCCTGGATATGTATTCCTGGAGAAACAAGG GCACCGTTGGCACAGCCAGAATCACCAACTGCCTCAGCAGGGGAGGACGTTCATTCACTTGCCGACTCGACAGAGTCCGACGGAGACTCCGTCTGCAGCAACTCCAACCTGAATGtcaacagaaacaagaaagaaaaagagaaaggagagaAACCAAAGAAGGACAAGGAAAAGAACAGGACAGATTCTGTTGCAAATAAACTTGGGAGCCTCAGTAAAACTCTGGGaattaaaatcaagaaaaatatGGGAGGACTTGGAGGCCTCGTCCATGGGAAGATCAGTCGGGGAAACAACAGCAATGGGCGGAATGGAGAAATTGGAGAGAAactcaaaaaaaaagaatctagCAAAAATCGTAAAGGTAGTAAGGAGGAGTCATCAAATTCTGCAAATTCATCTCCCACAGACAAGCCAAATGTCTCAGTTAAATGTCAAATTGAGAGACAATCTGATCAGTGGAAATATAGCACTGATGTCAAACTCAGCCTCAACATTTTGAGAGCTGCTATGCAAGGAGAGAGGAAGTTCATTTTTGCTGGTCTTCTGTTGACCAGTCACAGGCATCAGTTTCACGAGGAGATGATTAATTATTACTTGACCACTGCTCAGCAGCGCTTCAGTTCAGAGCAGGAGCAAAAGCGCAAGGAGGTAGAGAAAAAGGCTTGCAGTGGCTCCACGTGTAAAAATGAGGAGCAGGAGCCAACTTGGAGAAACAAATCAGAAGCAAATTCACAAGAGGACACTCTTCAAGGCTCTTCTCAAAGCCATACAGGTCACCTGAGCTCAAAACTACATGGGATCAATGAGCAGGTATCCACAAAGTCTTCACAAAATGGTGGAATCCCCAAAGCTGGCACCCTCACTTCTGCCCATTTTACCCACTCACCAGCTTTGTTACAGCATGTCATCCACGTATCTGAGATGATGTCTCCGCCATCAAGTCATCGAACTGGCAATCAACAAACCATGATCAGTTCTCTGAAAACATGTGCAACTTACCCACAACATAGTCGCTCACTGTCTTATCAAAGCTATAGCCCTGTGGATCTGCACGGGCTGCCCACGATGGAAACCATGGAACCTCTAAAGTGTTTGTTGCCCCCTGAACACAAAAGTCACACATATACCAATggttttggatccagtgatgttAGTGACTACATGGAATATGCAGATGAGGACACGTTCTTTGTGTGGCAGAGTGGGGAGAAAAGCAAAGAGCAAAGTGTGGCAACCCCGCCTCATTCCCTGCAACAGAGCAGATGCAAACAGCACAACTGCCCTTTCTATGGCCGTCCGGAGACACAGTCTTACTGTTCCTGCTGCTACAAGGAGGAGCTCAAACGCAGAGAGCGAGGAAACAAGTCTGTTTGA
- the LOC138745369 gene encoding OTU domain-containing protein 7A-like isoform X3, protein MTLDMDAVLSDFVRSTGAEPGLARDLLEEKRLSRGISHASSAIATLARSQVATECSSEQFPLEMPIYTFQLPDLNVYSEDFRSFIERDLIEQSTMVALEQAGRLNWWSVVCSSCKRLLPLATTGDGNCLLHAASLGMWGFHDRDLMLRKSLYTMMKEGPERDALKRRWRWQQTQQNKESGLVYTEEEWEREWNELLKLASSEPRTHHSKNTGTSGGVDNSEDPVYESLEELHVFVLAHVLRRPIVVVADTMLRDSGGEAFAPIPFGGIYLPLEVPPNRCHCSPLVLAYDQAHFSALVSMEQNDQQREQAVIPLTDSEHKLLPLHFATDPKDWGWGKDDSDSTKLANLILSLEAKLHLLHSYMNVSWICIPGETRAPLAQPESPTASAGEDVHSLADSTESDGDSVCSNSNLNVNRNKKEKEKGEKPKKDKEKNRTDSVANKLGSLSKTLGIKIKKNMGGLGGLVHGKISRGNNSNGRNGEIGEKLKKKESSKNRKGSKEESSNSANSSPTDKPNVSVKCQIERQSDQWKYSTDVKLSLNILRAAMQGERKFIFAGLLLTSHRHQFHEEMINYYLTTAQQRFSSEQEQKRKEVEKKACSGSTCKNEEQEPTWRNKSEANSQEDTLQGSSQSHTGHLSSKLHGINEQVSTKSSQNGGIPKAGTLTSAHFTHSPALLQHVIHVSEMMSPPSSHRTGNQQTMISSLKTCATYPQHSRSLSYQSYSPVDLHGLPTMETMEPLKCLLPPEHKSHTYTNGFGSSDVSDYMEYADEDTFFVWQSGEKSKEQSVATPPHSLQQSRCKQHNCPFYGRPETQSYCSCCYKEELKRRERGNKSV, encoded by the exons AAAAACGCCTCTCACGAGGAATTTCTCATGCAAGTTCAGCCATTGCAACCCTGGCTCGCTCACAAGTGGCAACTGAATGCAGTAGTGAACAATTTCCTTTAGAGATGCCCATTTATACATTCCAGCTGCCTGATTTAAATGTCTACAGTGAAGATTTCCGAAGTTTTATTGAAAGAGATTTGATTGAACAGTCGACAATGGTAGCCTTGGAACAGGCAG GTCGACTAAATTGGTGGTCAGTTGTTTGTTCAAGCTGTAAACGTCTTTTGCCATTAGCAACAACTGGAGATGGGAACTGTCTCTTACACGCAGCTTCTCTAG GGATGTGGGGTTTCCATGATAGAGATCTGATGCTTCGGAAATCTCTTTATACCATGATGAAAGAAGGTCCAGAGAGAGATGCactaaaaaggagatggaggtggCAACAAACGCAGCAAAATAAGGAG TCTGGTTTGGTGTACACTGAAGAGGAATGGGAgcgagagtggaatgagctgcttaaACTTGCATCCAGTGAACCTCGGACGCACCACAGTAAGAATACTGGCACCAGTGGTGG TGTTGACAACTCTGAGGACCCAGTGTATGAAAGTTTGGAGGAGCTCCATGTGTTTGTTCTTGCCCATGTATTACGGAGACCAATTGTTGTGGTTGCAGATACTATGCTAAGGGACTCAGGAGGTGAAG cttttgcacCAATACCATTTGGAGGGATTTACTTACCTCTGGAAGTTCCTCCTAACAGATGTCACTGTTCACCTTTAGTCTTAGCCTATGATCAGGCCCACTTTTCTGCACTCGTGTCCATGGAACAGAATGACCAACAAAGGGAACAAg CTGTGATTCCTTTGACTGATTCAGAACACAAGCTGCTCCCTTTGCACTTTGCAACAGACCCCAAGGATTGGGGATGGGGAAAGGATGACAGTGATAGTACGAAGCTAGCGAA tttgatccTCTCCCTGGAAGCAAAGCTTCACCTCCTGCACAGCTATATGAATGTATCCTGGATATGTATTCCTGGAGAAACAAGG GCACCGTTGGCACAGCCAGAATCACCAACTGCCTCAGCAGGGGAGGACGTTCATTCACTTGCCGACTCGACAGAGTCCGACGGAGACTCCGTCTGCAGCAACTCCAACCTGAATGtcaacagaaacaagaaagaaaaagagaaaggagagaAACCAAAGAAGGACAAGGAAAAGAACAGGACAGATTCTGTTGCAAATAAACTTGGGAGCCTCAGTAAAACTCTGGGaattaaaatcaagaaaaatatGGGAGGACTTGGAGGCCTCGTCCATGGGAAGATCAGTCGGGGAAACAACAGCAATGGGCGGAATGGAGAAATTGGAGAGAAactcaaaaaaaaagaatctagCAAAAATCGTAAAGGTAGTAAGGAGGAGTCATCAAATTCTGCAAATTCATCTCCCACAGACAAGCCAAATGTCTCAGTTAAATGTCAAATTGAGAGACAATCTGATCAGTGGAAATATAGCACTGATGTCAAACTCAGCCTCAACATTTTGAGAGCTGCTATGCAAGGAGAGAGGAAGTTCATTTTTGCTGGTCTTCTGTTGACCAGTCACAGGCATCAGTTTCACGAGGAGATGATTAATTATTACTTGACCACTGCTCAGCAGCGCTTCAGTTCAGAGCAGGAGCAAAAGCGCAAGGAGGTAGAGAAAAAGGCTTGCAGTGGCTCCACGTGTAAAAATGAGGAGCAGGAGCCAACTTGGAGAAACAAATCAGAAGCAAATTCACAAGAGGACACTCTTCAAGGCTCTTCTCAAAGCCATACAGGTCACCTGAGCTCAAAACTACATGGGATCAATGAGCAGGTATCCACAAAGTCTTCACAAAATGGTGGAATCCCCAAAGCTGGCACCCTCACTTCTGCCCATTTTACCCACTCACCAGCTTTGTTACAGCATGTCATCCACGTATCTGAGATGATGTCTCCGCCATCAAGTCATCGAACTGGCAATCAACAAACCATGATCAGTTCTCTGAAAACATGTGCAACTTACCCACAACATAGTCGCTCACTGTCTTATCAAAGCTATAGCCCTGTGGATCTGCACGGGCTGCCCACGATGGAAACCATGGAACCTCTAAAGTGTTTGTTGCCCCCTGAACACAAAAGTCACACATATACCAATggttttggatccagtgatgttAGTGACTACATGGAATATGCAGATGAGGACACGTTCTTTGTGTGGCAGAGTGGGGAGAAAAGCAAAGAGCAAAGTGTGGCAACCCCGCCTCATTCCCTGCAACAGAGCAGATGCAAACAGCACAACTGCCCTTTCTATGGCCGTCCGGAGACACAGTCTTACTGTTCCTGCTGCTACAAGGAGGAGCTCAAACGCAGAGAGCGAGGAAACAAGTCTGTTTGA